From Chrysiogenia bacterium, a single genomic window includes:
- a CDS encoding non-canonical purine NTP pyrophosphatase — translation MKLLLATGNEGKRAEIARFLDGLPVELLTLKDFPDFVPAEETEETFVGNARLKARAGYEQTGLWTLADDSGICVDALDGAP, via the coding sequence ATGAAACTGCTGCTGGCCACCGGCAACGAGGGCAAGAGGGCCGAGATCGCCCGCTTTCTCGACGGCCTTCCCGTGGAGCTGCTGACCCTCAAGGATTTTCCAGACTTCGTCCCCGCGGAGGAAACCGAAGAAACCTTCGTGGGCAACGCCCGGCTCAAGGCCCGCGCGGGCTACGAGCAGACGGGCCTCTGGACACTGGCCGACGACTCGGGCATTTGCGTCGATGCACTCGATGGCGCGCCCG